From Acidovorax sp. FHTAMBA, one genomic window encodes:
- a CDS encoding YXWGXW repeat-containing protein, with product MARNAIAALSIALLSLGAAGVAQAQTSATVVIQSGQARHYQSPAPVVVQHAPPPARYEVMPRPRRNMVWVPGHWEWRGHRHVWNQGHWIKARPGYHYREARWVEHGGRWELRPSRWDRDGDGVPNRYDRDHRDRDRDGMAHRGDRDRDGVPNRHDRRPDNPYRQ from the coding sequence ATGGCCCGCAACGCAATCGCCGCCCTTTCCATCGCACTGCTCTCGCTGGGTGCCGCAGGGGTGGCGCAGGCACAGACCAGCGCCACCGTTGTCATCCAGTCGGGACAAGCCCGCCACTACCAGAGCCCGGCGCCTGTGGTGGTGCAGCATGCGCCTCCGCCCGCACGCTACGAAGTCATGCCGCGCCCCCGCCGCAATATGGTGTGGGTGCCTGGCCACTGGGAATGGCGCGGCCACCGCCATGTCTGGAACCAGGGCCACTGGATCAAGGCGCGGCCCGGCTACCACTACCGTGAGGCCCGCTGGGTCGAGCACGGTGGCCGCTGGGAGCTGCGCCCCAGCCGCTGGGATCGCGATGGTGATGGCGTCCCGAACCGCTATGACCGCGACCACCGCGACCGGGACCGTGATGGCATGGCCCACCGCGGCGATCGCGACCGTGACGGCGTGCCCAACCGCCACGACCGCCGCCCGGACAACCCCTACCGCCAGTGA
- a CDS encoding D-amino acid dehydrogenase gives MRVIVLGAGLLGVTSAYYLQQLGHEVTVIDRQGTPGAETSFANGGQISVSHAEPWANPSAPLKVLQWLGQEDAPLLFRIRADMRQWLWGLSFLRNCTPARTRHNIEQIVRLGTYSRDTLQQLRAATGIQYDQRTQGILHFYTNQKEFDGALAPAEQMRQLGCERQVISADEAVRLEPALAHIRPQLAGATYTAEDESGDANLFTRELAKLCEAAGVQFRMGHHITALREAGGRIDHVEVTNAEGRFERVRGDAFVMAMGSFSPLLAQPLGIRLPIYPAKGYSVTMPVKDASMAHQVSLTDDEFKLVFSRYTSERGGDRLRIAGTAELNGYDRNLNQVRCEAIVRRVEQLFPGAGDASQAQFWTGLRPATPSNVPLIGKTKVGNLFLNTGHGTLGWTHACGSGKALADIVSGRVPEVDFAFQGLQGRAAGAALVPSRTAA, from the coding sequence ATGCGCGTGATCGTTTTGGGCGCCGGCTTGCTCGGCGTGACATCGGCTTACTACCTGCAGCAGCTCGGCCATGAGGTCACGGTCATCGACCGCCAGGGCACGCCCGGCGCCGAGACCAGCTTTGCCAACGGTGGCCAGATCTCGGTGAGCCATGCCGAGCCCTGGGCCAACCCCAGTGCCCCGCTGAAGGTGCTGCAGTGGCTCGGCCAGGAAGATGCGCCTCTGCTGTTCCGCATCCGCGCCGACATGCGCCAGTGGCTGTGGGGCCTGTCGTTCCTGCGCAATTGCACTCCGGCACGCACCCGCCACAACATCGAGCAGATCGTGCGCCTGGGCACCTACAGCCGCGACACGCTGCAGCAGCTGCGCGCCGCCACCGGCATCCAGTACGACCAGCGCACGCAGGGCATCCTGCACTTTTATACCAACCAGAAGGAATTCGACGGCGCGCTGGCACCGGCCGAGCAGATGCGCCAGCTCGGCTGCGAGCGCCAGGTGATCAGCGCCGACGAAGCCGTGCGCCTCGAACCCGCGCTGGCCCACATCCGCCCGCAGCTGGCGGGCGCCACCTACACGGCCGAGGACGAATCGGGCGACGCCAACCTGTTCACCCGCGAACTGGCCAAGCTGTGCGAGGCAGCGGGCGTGCAGTTCCGCATGGGCCACCACATCACTGCACTGCGCGAGGCAGGCGGCCGCATTGACCATGTGGAAGTGACCAACGCCGAGGGCCGCTTCGAGCGCGTGCGCGGCGATGCGTTTGTGATGGCCATGGGTTCGTTCAGCCCGCTGCTGGCGCAGCCACTGGGCATTCGCCTGCCCATTTACCCGGCCAAGGGCTATTCGGTGACCATGCCGGTCAAGGACGCATCGATGGCGCACCAGGTGAGCCTGACGGACGACGAGTTCAAGCTCGTGTTCTCGCGCTACACCAGCGAACGCGGCGGTGACCGCCTGCGCATTGCAGGCACGGCCGAACTCAACGGCTACGACCGCAATCTGAACCAGGTGCGCTGCGAGGCCATCGTGCGGCGTGTGGAGCAACTCTTTCCCGGCGCGGGCGACGCGAGCCAGGCCCAGTTCTGGACCGGCCTGCGCCCGGCCACGCCGAGCAATGTGCCACTGATTGGCAAGACCAAAGTGGGCAACCTGTTCCTCAACACCGGCCACGGCACACTGGGCTGGACACATGCCTGTGGCTCGGGCAAGGCGCTGGCCGACATCGTCAGTGGCCGGGTGCCCGAGGTGGACTTTGCGTTCCAGGGGTTGCAAGGGCGCGCAGCCGGGGCGGCGCTGGTGCCGTCGCGCACCGCGGCCTGA
- a CDS encoding cytochrome c, which yields MVWFFRARSAGLALGLASACAAGWAADPAELARGKELFTKIQPACAVCHTLQAAGAEGQVGPVLDELKPDAGRVLRALKAGIGVMPSYAERMSEKDMQAVAQFVAHATGAAK from the coding sequence ATGGTGTGGTTCTTCCGGGCCCGCAGCGCCGGGCTTGCCCTGGGGTTGGCCAGCGCCTGCGCGGCGGGCTGGGCTGCCGACCCGGCCGAACTGGCGCGCGGCAAGGAGCTTTTCACCAAGATCCAGCCCGCCTGCGCCGTGTGCCACACGCTGCAGGCGGCCGGTGCCGAGGGCCAGGTGGGCCCGGTGCTGGACGAGCTGAAGCCTGATGCCGGGCGCGTGCTGCGCGCGCTGAAGGCAGGCATCGGCGTGATGCCCTCCTATGCCGAGCGCATGAGCGAGAAGGACATGCAGGCGGTGGCGCAGTTTGTGGCCCATGCCACGGGCGCGGCCAAGTAA
- a CDS encoding sulfite oxidase: MNDFTNLPRRHMLAGSAAALSALGLAGWAGGARAQQAAAAAKPLPAYANWKTPDALIVHSSNTLETRRSAFGTSVITPSNQLYVRNNLPAPDVAVLNDRDAWSVSIEGVKNARSLTVAELKTLGVETVATVLQCSGNGRGFFPSKPSGTPWQVGAAGCVVWSGVPLRNVVAALGGLADGAAYLTGTGGEKLPEGVDPLSVLVERSVPVKALDDALLAWEMNGEPLSLAHGGPLRLVVPGYQGVNNIKYVKRVAFTSAQSQARIMSHGYRMSPPGSKASPDQPSVWEMGVKSWINGPLPDKGAIKPGQVQVHGVAFGGTRSIKSVEVSVDGGKTWQAARLIGPDLGPFAWRQFALPVRLDAGTHVLTSRATDTAGNVQPEQREENLGGYNNASWRDHAVTVTVA, translated from the coding sequence ATGAACGATTTCACCAACCTGCCGCGCCGACACATGCTTGCCGGCAGTGCCGCTGCTTTGAGTGCCCTGGGCCTGGCGGGATGGGCCGGGGGCGCGCGGGCCCAGCAGGCGGCTGCCGCCGCCAAGCCCTTGCCGGCCTACGCCAACTGGAAGACCCCCGACGCGCTGATCGTGCACAGCAGCAACACCCTGGAGACGCGCCGCTCCGCATTCGGTACCAGTGTCATCACCCCTTCGAACCAGCTTTATGTGCGCAATAACCTGCCAGCGCCCGATGTCGCTGTCCTGAACGACCGCGACGCCTGGTCGGTGTCGATCGAGGGCGTGAAGAACGCCCGCAGCCTCACCGTGGCCGAGCTCAAGACCCTGGGCGTGGAAACGGTGGCCACCGTGCTGCAGTGTTCTGGCAACGGGCGTGGCTTCTTCCCCAGCAAGCCCAGCGGCACGCCCTGGCAAGTGGGCGCCGCTGGTTGCGTGGTGTGGAGCGGCGTGCCGTTGCGCAACGTGGTGGCAGCTCTTGGCGGGCTGGCAGACGGAGCTGCCTACCTGACCGGCACGGGCGGTGAGAAGCTGCCCGAGGGTGTGGATCCGCTCTCCGTGCTGGTCGAGCGCTCGGTGCCCGTCAAGGCGCTGGATGACGCGCTCCTGGCCTGGGAGATGAATGGCGAGCCGCTGTCACTTGCACACGGCGGCCCGCTGCGGCTGGTGGTGCCCGGCTACCAGGGTGTGAACAACATCAAGTACGTCAAGCGCGTGGCCTTCACCAGCGCACAGTCGCAGGCGCGCATCATGTCGCACGGTTACCGCATGTCGCCACCGGGCTCCAAGGCCAGCCCCGACCAGCCCTCGGTGTGGGAGATGGGTGTGAAGTCCTGGATCAACGGCCCGCTGCCCGACAAGGGGGCGATCAAGCCCGGTCAGGTGCAGGTGCACGGTGTGGCCTTTGGTGGCACGCGCAGCATCAAAAGTGTGGAAGTCTCGGTCGATGGCGGCAAGACCTGGCAGGCTGCCCGGCTCATCGGGCCGGACCTGGGCCCCTTCGCATGGCGGCAGTTTGCATTGCCTGTGCGCCTCGATGCGGGCACCCATGTGCTCACCAGCCGCGCCACCGACACGGCGGGCAATGTGCAGCCCGAGCAGCGCGAGGAAAACCTGGGCGGTTACAACAATGCCAGCTGGCGTGACCACGCCGTGACGGTCACGGTTGCCTGA
- a CDS encoding PhnD/SsuA/transferrin family substrate-binding protein: protein MTAVKKPIRPRAAALMSLLLICGPALAQLSTMVAVEPTERKAAHSILRTAAESGLSKAAGQSVTLVTSDDLADVMRATRSAGYDIFIGPAQVAASALDRGYELVGTTQKSEKYLLVALQQVDAVAAMKGRRLYLPQQDSLYTYMARGMLNEAGISFQDLRAVQYEKFPQAGLSALMLGTADATVVREDDWAQWASTQSGNLRVLATSQLVPGGFSVVVKKDIPAETRGRLAQWFATSSTASGLPLVTVRPESIEYRRVAELGLFTPTSLPGVSRITAKEAQGLLAQGAALVDTRTEKEFKAKRIRGALFAAYVEKSLKDVAFNAAQDDFQALDKLPNLDKGKPVIFACNGAECWKSYKAAKVAAAKGFKSVYWLRGGLPEWDAAGLPTEGG from the coding sequence ATGACCGCCGTGAAGAAGCCCATACGCCCCCGTGCCGCTGCGCTGATGAGCTTGCTCCTGATCTGTGGCCCTGCACTGGCCCAGCTCTCCACGATGGTGGCAGTGGAACCCACCGAGCGCAAGGCGGCGCACTCCATCTTGCGGACGGCGGCGGAATCGGGCCTGTCCAAGGCCGCCGGGCAGTCGGTGACGCTGGTGACCAGCGATGACCTGGCCGATGTGATGCGCGCCACGCGCAGCGCGGGCTACGACATCTTCATTGGTCCCGCGCAGGTGGCGGCGTCGGCACTCGACCGTGGCTACGAGCTGGTGGGGACCACGCAAAAATCCGAAAAATACCTGCTCGTGGCTTTGCAGCAGGTGGATGCCGTTGCCGCCATGAAGGGCCGCAGGCTCTATCTGCCCCAGCAGGACTCGCTGTACACCTACATGGCGCGCGGCATGCTCAACGAGGCCGGGATTTCGTTTCAGGATCTGCGCGCCGTGCAGTACGAGAAGTTTCCGCAGGCGGGCCTGTCGGCCCTCATGCTGGGCACGGCCGACGCCACCGTGGTGCGCGAGGACGACTGGGCGCAGTGGGCTTCCACGCAGTCCGGCAATCTGCGGGTGCTGGCCACTTCGCAGCTCGTGCCCGGCGGCTTCTCGGTGGTCGTGAAAAAGGACATCCCCGCAGAAACGCGGGGCCGCCTGGCACAGTGGTTTGCCACGTCGTCCACCGCCAGTGGTCTGCCCCTGGTCACCGTGCGCCCCGAATCCATCGAATACCGCCGCGTTGCCGAGCTGGGCCTTTTCACGCCCACCAGCCTGCCCGGAGTAAGCCGCATTACCGCCAAGGAAGCCCAGGGTCTGCTGGCGCAGGGCGCTGCCTTGGTGGACACGCGCACCGAAAAGGAATTCAAGGCCAAGCGCATCCGGGGCGCCCTGTTTGCGGCGTATGTGGAAAAGAGCCTGAAGGATGTGGCCTTCAACGCTGCGCAGGATGACTTCCAGGCCCTCGACAAGTTGCCCAATCTCGACAAGGGCAAGCCCGTGATCTTTGCGTGCAATGGCGCCGAATGCTGGAAATCCTACAAGGCCGCCAAGGTGGCAGCAGCCAAGGGCTTCAAGTCGGTGTACTGGTTGCGCGGCGGCCTGCCCGAGTGGGATGCGGCAGGACTGCCCACCGAAGGCGGCTGA
- a CDS encoding hemolysin family protein translates to MEIAILFALIFLNGLFAMSEIALVTARKARLQKLIDEGDSGAAAAVKLGEDPTRFLSTIQIGITSIGVLNGIVGEAALAGPLALWLESLGVPMPFGSYAATGLVVVLITYFSIVVGELVPKRIGQSYPETFARLVARPINFLALATKPFVLLLSTSTRTLLRLMGVKETSGSPVTEEEIHAMLVEGTTAGVIESHEHTMVRNVFRLDDRQIGSLMVPRGDVVCLDVDASFEDNLKCIEESDHARFPVVRGGMDNILGVINARQWLSRTLRDKARGGLAEQALQTALYVPETITGMELLDNFRLSDVHMAFVIDEYGEVQGIVTLQDLIEAITGEFQPRDPETSWALQREDGSWLLDGHIPVPELKDRLNLDTVPEEERGRYHTLSGMIMLLTGRLPKVTDTVQWEDWKLEVVDMDGKTIDKILATRLTPEEKAAAEEQPSD, encoded by the coding sequence ATGGAAATAGCAATACTGTTCGCCCTCATCTTCCTCAACGGCCTGTTTGCCATGTCAGAGATCGCTCTGGTCACGGCCCGCAAGGCCCGGTTGCAGAAGCTGATCGATGAGGGCGATAGCGGCGCCGCTGCCGCTGTGAAGCTGGGCGAAGACCCGACACGCTTTCTCTCCACGATCCAGATCGGCATCACGTCGATTGGCGTGCTGAACGGTATCGTGGGTGAAGCAGCCCTGGCGGGGCCCCTGGCGCTTTGGCTGGAGTCGCTGGGTGTTCCCATGCCCTTTGGCAGCTATGCAGCTACCGGCCTGGTGGTGGTACTGATCACCTACTTTTCGATCGTCGTGGGTGAACTGGTGCCCAAGCGCATCGGCCAGTCATACCCCGAGACCTTTGCCCGCCTGGTGGCGCGGCCCATCAATTTTCTGGCGCTGGCCACCAAGCCGTTTGTGCTGCTGCTGTCCACCTCCACGCGCACCCTGCTGCGCCTGATGGGTGTGAAGGAAACCAGCGGCAGTCCGGTGACCGAAGAAGAAATCCACGCCATGCTGGTCGAGGGCACCACCGCAGGCGTGATCGAGTCACACGAGCACACCATGGTGCGCAACGTATTCCGGCTGGACGACCGCCAGATCGGCTCGCTGATGGTGCCGCGCGGCGATGTGGTGTGCCTGGATGTGGACGCCTCGTTTGAAGACAACCTCAAATGCATCGAAGAATCCGACCACGCGCGATTCCCGGTGGTGCGTGGCGGCATGGACAACATCCTGGGTGTGATCAACGCCCGCCAGTGGCTGTCGCGCACCCTGCGCGACAAGGCGCGCGGTGGCCTCGCCGAACAGGCCTTGCAGACGGCGCTGTATGTGCCCGAAACCATCACGGGCATGGAGCTGCTGGACAACTTTCGGCTGTCCGACGTGCACATGGCCTTTGTCATCGACGAATACGGCGAGGTGCAGGGCATCGTCACGCTGCAGGACCTGATCGAAGCCATCACCGGCGAGTTCCAGCCCCGCGACCCCGAGACCTCATGGGCGCTGCAACGCGAAGACGGCAGCTGGCTCCTGGACGGCCACATCCCCGTACCCGAGCTGAAAGACCGCCTGAACCTGGACACCGTGCCCGAAGAAGAGCGCGGCCGCTACCACACGCTCAGCGGCATGATCATGCTGCTGACGGGCCGCCTGCCCAAGGTGACCGACACCGTACAGTGGGAAGACTGGAAGCTGGAGGTGGTGGACATGGACGGAAAGACCATCGACAAGATTCTGGCTACGCGCCTGACGCCCGAGGAAAAGGCGGCGGCTGAAGAACAGCCGTCCGACTGA
- the modA gene encoding molybdate ABC transporter substrate-binding protein, protein MALAPALHAQAPVTVAAASDLKFALEELAPQFENATGHKLRLVFGSSGNFKTQILQGAPFHLFMSADEGFVYELADAGKTVDRGRAYARGRIGIIVPAGSPLRADGQLQDLAAALKDGRLRKFAIANPAHAPYGARAREALQHAGLWESLQPKLVLGENISQTAQFATSGSTQGGIIAQSLALAPAVARLGTFQLIPSDWHQPLQQRMVLTKGAPPAARAFYDYIGTPAAQAVMARYGFVMPQD, encoded by the coding sequence ATGGCACTGGCACCGGCACTGCATGCCCAGGCCCCGGTGACCGTCGCTGCGGCGTCCGACCTCAAGTTCGCCCTCGAAGAACTGGCCCCGCAGTTTGAAAATGCGACGGGCCACAAGCTGCGGCTGGTGTTCGGGTCCTCTGGCAACTTCAAGACCCAGATCCTGCAGGGCGCACCGTTTCACCTTTTCATGTCAGCTGACGAAGGGTTCGTATACGAGCTCGCCGATGCCGGCAAGACCGTGGACCGGGGCCGCGCCTATGCACGCGGGCGCATCGGCATCATCGTGCCTGCGGGCTCCCCCCTGAGGGCCGACGGCCAGCTTCAGGACCTGGCTGCGGCACTGAAAGACGGGCGCCTGCGCAAATTCGCCATTGCCAACCCTGCCCACGCACCCTACGGAGCACGTGCCAGGGAGGCTTTGCAGCATGCAGGACTGTGGGAGTCACTGCAACCCAAGCTGGTGCTGGGCGAGAACATCTCGCAGACCGCGCAGTTCGCCACCTCGGGCTCCACACAGGGCGGCATCATTGCGCAGTCGCTCGCACTGGCGCCCGCCGTGGCCAGGCTGGGTACCTTCCAGCTCATTCCCTCCGACTGGCACCAGCCGTTGCAGCAGCGCATGGTGCTGACCAAGGGCGCGCCCCCGGCGGCCCGCGCGTTTTACGACTACATCGGCACCCCCGCCGCCCAAGCGGTCATGGCACGCTATGGGTTCGTGATGCCACAGGACTGA
- the modB gene encoding molybdate ABC transporter permease subunit, producing MDWQALTLSLKLATFTLLVLLPGGLLLARWLAYTRFRGKSWVEALVVLPLVLPPTVLGYYLLVSLGGASPLGQWMSEALGVQLTFNFGGLLIASVIFNIPFLVQPVQRAFESIPRDLGEAAAVCGLSAWQTFWRVELPLAWPGVLSAMVLTFVHTLGEFGVVLMVGGSIPGETQTIAIAIYDRVQAFDLAGANQMALLLVVFSLLAVAASFFASARMAVRR from the coding sequence ATGGACTGGCAAGCGCTGACCCTCTCGCTGAAACTGGCCACCTTCACGCTGCTGGTGCTGTTGCCCGGCGGGCTGCTGCTGGCGCGCTGGCTGGCCTACACGCGTTTCAGGGGCAAGTCGTGGGTGGAGGCGCTGGTGGTGCTGCCGCTGGTGTTGCCACCCACAGTACTGGGCTACTACCTGCTGGTGTCGCTGGGTGGCGCATCGCCCCTCGGCCAGTGGATGTCGGAGGCACTGGGCGTGCAACTCACCTTCAACTTTGGCGGGCTGCTCATCGCGTCGGTGATTTTCAACATCCCGTTCCTGGTGCAGCCGGTGCAACGGGCTTTTGAATCCATTCCGCGCGACCTGGGCGAAGCCGCCGCCGTCTGCGGCCTGAGCGCCTGGCAGACTTTCTGGCGTGTGGAATTGCCGCTGGCCTGGCCGGGCGTGTTGTCGGCCATGGTGCTGACCTTTGTGCACACCCTGGGCGAGTTTGGCGTGGTGCTGATGGTGGGCGGCAGCATTCCGGGCGAGACGCAGACCATCGCCATCGCCATCTACGACCGGGTGCAGGCGTTCGACCTCGCGGGCGCCAACCAGATGGCACTGCTGCTGGTGGTGTTCTCGCTGCTGGCCGTGGCGGCCTCGTTCTTCGCATCGGCCCGCATGGCGGTGCGACGATGA
- a CDS encoding ABC transporter ATP-binding protein — protein MSDMSMQGTAMALELEVSQMLPMALSGSLRCGPGELLALVGPSGAGKTSLLRILAGLMRPERGRVVVGQEVWCDTEQGIFVPPQRRHVGLVFQNYALMPHLSALGNVALSLLHLPAEQRARQARHWLDHVGLSAGQQARRPAALSGGQQQRVAVARALAREPRLMLLDEPFSAVDQMNREGLYRLLADLRRELAVPIVLVTHDLNEARMLADHLVVMDAGHVLQQGTPAAIHNAPRNARVADLVGIHNRFEGLWLGAAEGTPGTGHLRWDGHGNAADAPVLTVRDKGRIAPGQAVSWVLPSDAITLLDGGAAPHASDWQAEVLEARHLGEISLVTLILPAVPGARLMLTLSGALRQGLAVGETVGVRLDLARVHVMPTRA, from the coding sequence ATGAGTGATATGTCCATGCAGGGTACGGCGATGGCCCTGGAACTGGAGGTGTCGCAGATGCTGCCCATGGCGCTGAGCGGCAGCCTGCGCTGCGGCCCCGGCGAGCTGCTGGCGCTGGTGGGGCCATCGGGGGCGGGCAAGACCTCACTGCTGCGCATTCTGGCGGGCCTGATGCGGCCCGAGAGGGGCCGCGTGGTGGTGGGCCAGGAGGTGTGGTGCGACACGGAACAGGGCATTTTCGTGCCACCGCAACGCCGCCATGTGGGGCTGGTGTTTCAGAACTACGCACTCATGCCGCACCTGAGCGCTTTGGGCAATGTGGCGCTGTCGCTGCTGCACCTGCCGGCCGAGCAGCGCGCGCGGCAGGCCCGGCATTGGCTGGACCATGTGGGCCTGAGCGCGGGGCAGCAGGCACGGCGGCCCGCAGCGCTCTCGGGCGGGCAGCAGCAGCGGGTGGCGGTGGCCCGGGCGCTGGCACGCGAGCCCCGGCTGATGCTGCTGGACGAGCCGTTTTCTGCCGTGGACCAGATGAACCGCGAGGGCCTGTACCGCCTTCTGGCCGATCTGCGGCGAGAGCTGGCGGTGCCCATCGTGCTGGTCACGCACGATCTGAACGAGGCCCGCATGCTGGCCGACCACCTGGTGGTGATGGACGCAGGGCACGTGCTGCAGCAGGGTACGCCGGCCGCCATCCACAATGCCCCGCGCAACGCCCGCGTGGCCGACCTTGTGGGCATCCACAACCGGTTCGAGGGCCTGTGGCTGGGCGCTGCCGAAGGCACGCCGGGCACGGGCCACCTGCGATGGGACGGGCACGGCAACGCGGCGGACGCCCCCGTGCTGACCGTGCGCGACAAAGGCCGCATCGCCCCCGGCCAGGCCGTGAGCTGGGTCCTCCCCAGCGACGCCATCACCCTGCTGGACGGCGGCGCTGCACCCCATGCCAGTGACTGGCAGGCCGAGGTGCTGGAAGCGCGCCACCTGGGCGAGATATCGCTGGTCACCCTGATACTTCCGGCGGTGCCGGGTGCGCGGCTGATGCTCACATTGTCAGGGGCCCTGCGCCAGGGGCTGGCCGTGGGAGAGACGGTGGGCGTACGGCTGGACCTGGCGCGGGTGCATGTGATGCCCACGCGCGCCTGA